The following proteins are encoded in a genomic region of Arachis stenosperma cultivar V10309 chromosome 4, arast.V10309.gnm1.PFL2, whole genome shotgun sequence:
- the LOC130976455 gene encoding uncharacterized protein LOC130976455, with the protein MAAANTNIASTGIVLEALRKDNYENWSTLLKNYLVGQDLWHGIIVEAEADDQNIPPDQDIVRPREISNRSKNAKALHAIQLACGSENLSNIRKVKNARDAWNHLKFTFSEDSRAFPDTEQGSESQHIFKLHSYIKRGYWNDAKSFIERNTDAIFFTVPSSGRTVLHVAVASGQKAIVKELVNRGNRRLLRMQDKKGYTCLALAAKFTDDTEIAEWLIKKGGTEMLTIKTKDDDEGGGGSVDDKITKRKKDDDDNDDGNDKGKIPVVIAAAMGHKKMTKYLFSQTPIEVFFDNDGHYGLMLLRRCIDAEIFDLAAVLLQHRRNRTMNPLIRKPKDLRPIVYALAHMHSAFRSGTHLGWWRQFIYKCLRIPSHLDLDGTSIEIVLHVKYDKEPPNRNTVSWKIIIKVVVLWPLKLLIWLPFKLLIKYVIAPPVLPILRILPGSEKIYEMKRNHYLVLEILKCLSRKMSSLEEPELHECLAYDTILHAAKHGIIEFIDSMRHANPDLMWAMDKNKRGIFSHAILNRQEKVFQLITKIEGHKEMIASRKDVFNNNMLHLAAALGPSSYLDSRSNAALQMQRELHWYKAVKDIVHPKCKEAKNVDGKKPRELFTKNHESLVKEGENWARDTARSFTIVGTLIITIMFAAAFSASGGRDSDTGVPTLLRLRKRAFKVFILADAISLITSSSSVLIFIWILTSRYAENDFLWKLPVKFLAGLLTLFVSLTSMMIAFGAALYMMLKGHRGIIMAVVSLAVVPVLVLIPTLLFLSFEIFISTWRSSLLPDKKG; encoded by the exons ATGGCAGCTGCTAACACGAATATCGCATCAACCGGAATCGTTCTGGAGGCACTACGAAAGGATAACTATGAGAACTGGAGCACTCTCCTGAAGAACTATCTGGTGGGTCAAGATCTCTGGCATGGTATTATTGTTGAGGCTGAAGCTGATGATCAAAATATTCCTCCTGATCAAGATATAGTCCGGCCCAGGGAAATAAGTAACAGATCCAAAAATGCAAAAGCTTTACATGCAATTCAACTCGCATGTGGATCTGAGAATCTCTCCAACATAAGAAAAGTGAAAAATGCGAGAGACGCTTGGAATCACTTGAAGTTCACCTTCAGCGAGGACTCGAGAGCCTTTCCAGATACTGAGCAGGGAAGTGAAAGTCAACACATTTTCAAGCTCCACAGTTACATCAAGAGAGGCTACTGGAACGATGCAAAATCCTTCATCGAAAGAAACACCGATGCAATCTTCTTTACCGTGCCCTCTTCAGGAAGAACCGTCCTTCACGTCGCGGTGGCTTCCGGGCAAAAAGCGATAGTGAAGGAGTTGGTTAACAGAGGGAACCGGCGGCTGCTGAGAATGCAAGACAAAAAGGGATACACTTGTCTTGCTCTTGCTGCTAAATTTACAGATGACACGGAGATCGCGGAGTGGTTGATTAAGAAAGGAGGAACAGAGATGCTAACCATCAAGACCAAAGATGACGACGAGGGTGGTGGTGGTAGTGTTGATGATAAAATAACAAAGCGAAAGAAAGATGacgatgataatgatgatggtAATGACAAAGGAAAGATTCCAGTGGTGATAGCAGCAGCCATGGGTCACAAAAAGATGACCAAGTATCTGTTCTCCCAAACTCCTATTGAGGTCTTTTTCGACAACGATGGCCATTACGGGCTTATGCTTCTCAGGCGATGCATCGATGCAGAAATATTTG ATCTTGCCGCCGTGTTACTCCAACATAGACGAAATAGGACGATGAATCCTCTGATTCGTAAACCCAAAGACCTTCGGCCCATAGTATATGCATTAGCTCACATGCATTCTGCATTTCGTAGTGGTACCCATCTTGGATGGTGGCGGcaatttatttataaat GTTTGAGAATACCATCACACTTAGACCTTGACGGTACTAGTATCGAGATCGTTCTACATGTCAAATACGATAAGGAACCACCAAACAGAAATACAGTTTCATGGAAAATCATTATCAAAGTAGTCGTTTTGTGGCCCTTGAAACTCCTAATAT GGCTACCTTTTAAGCTATTGATCAAATATGTCATCGCTCCACCAGTTTTACCAATACTTCGAATACTTCCTG GAAGTGAGAAAATATATGAGATGAAAAGGAACCATTATCTGGTACTTGAAATTCTCAAATGCTTGAGCAGAAAAATGTCATCACTAGAGGAACCAGAGCTACATGAGTGCTTAGCCTACGACACTATATTACATGCAGCCAAGCATGGAATTATTGAGTTCATAGATTCAATGAGGCATGCGAATCCTGATCTTATGTGGGCCATGGACAAAAATAAgaggggcatattttcacatgcAATTTTGAATAGACAAGAAAAAGTGTTCCAACTCATTACCAAAATTGAAGGGCATAAAGAGATGATTGCGTCCCGTAAAGACGTGTTTAACAATAACATGTTGCACTTGGCAGCAGCCTTAGGACCTTCCTCTTATCTTGATAGTAGATCCAATGCGGCTCTTCAAATGCAAAGAGAACTTCATTGGTATAAG GCGGTGAAAGATATTGTGCATCCCAAGTGCAAAGAAGCTAAAAATGTTGATGGCAAGAAGCCTCGTGAACTGTTCACCAAAAACCATGAGAGTTTGGTGAAAGAAGGTGAAAACTGGGCAAGAGATACCGCTCGTTCTTTTACGATTGTTGGTactctcatcatcaccatcatgtTCGCTGCAGCCTTCTCTGCCTCAGGAGGACGTGATTCAGACACTGGCGTACCCACCTTATTAAGGTTAAGAAAGCGTGCTTTTAAGGTGTTTATTTTAGCAGATGCAATTTCGCTCATCACATCTTCTTCTTCGGTCTTGATTTTTATTTGGATCCTGACGTCGCGTTACGCTGAGAATGATTTCCTCTGGAAGTTACCCGTCAAATTCCTCGCAGGCCTCCTCACCCTGTTTGTTTCATTGACATCCATGATGATAGCCTTTGGTGCTGCGCTTTATATGATGCTCAAGGGACACAGAGGGATTATAATGGCAGTGGTATCGCTCGCGGTTGTTCCAGTTTTGGTACTCATACCAACACTGTTGTTCCTCTCTTTTGAGATTTTTATATCTACATGGAGATCTAGTTTGCTCCCTGATAAGAAGGGATAG